A single region of the Lycium barbarum isolate Lr01 chromosome 2, ASM1917538v2, whole genome shotgun sequence genome encodes:
- the LOC132629119 gene encoding uncharacterized protein LOC132629119: protein MIFQSVNEFRDAVTRYSLQKHIQLDKFVNEPSRVRVTCRDGCPWLIYAKLDNSTKNFQIKTYYPKHRCVQTIRNYMCNSKYLANHYKDRITEHPNIRICKLQKAIRKEVGVHVGRSTVRRARSKVLLEIMGDQEKEFGRILDYRDEVLKTNPGSTCVVKVSTTEFAEDDGYFLKGCSKGQLLVVVAKDGNNQMLPIAWAVVEYENKTTWTWFMKILIEDLNLGDGTGYTVISDMHKGLLATIKELLPEVEQRQCARYILANWSKDWGGLEMRLIFWKCARSTFEEKFGQIRAAWW from the exons ATGATTTTTCAGAGTGTTAATGAGTTTAGAGATGCTGTGACTAGATATTCACTTCAAAAGCATATTCAGTTAGATAAGTTTGTCAATGAGCCTTCAAGGGTGAGGGTCACATGTAGGGATGGTTGTCCTTGGTTAATTTATGCTAAACTGGACAATTCAACTAAGAATTTTCAAATCAAAACATACTATCCTAAACATAGATGTGTTCAGACCATAAGGAACTATATGTGCAATTCTAAGTACCTAGCCAACCACTATAAAGATAGAATTACTGAACATCCAAACATCAGAATTTGCAAACTCCAAAAGGCAATTAGGAAGGAAGTTGGTGTACATGTTGGCAGGTCCACTGTTAGGAGAGCTAGATCTAAGGTTTTACTAGAAATCATGGGTGATCAAGAAAAAGAGTTTGGAAGAATACTTGATTACAGAGATGAAGTGTTGAAAACAAATCCAGGAAGTACTTGTGTGGTGAAAGTGTCTACTACAGAATTTGCTGAAGATG ATGGCTATTTCTTAAAGGGTTGTAGCAAGGGTCAACTGCTAGTTGTTGTGGCTAAGGATGGCAACAACCAGATGTTGCCAATTGCTTGGGCTGTTGTAGAGTATGAGAACAAAACCACATGGACTtggtttatgaaaatattgattgAAGACTTGAACTTAGGGGATGGGACTGGTTACACAGTCATTTCAGATATGCATAAG GGGCTTCTTGCCACTATAAAAGAGCTCCTACCAGAAGTGGAGCAAAGGCAATGCGCTAGATACATCCTTGCAAACTGGTCAAAAGATTGGGGAGGCCTTGAAATGAGGCTGATTTTTTGGAAATGTGCTAGAAGCACATTTGAGGAGAAATTTGGACAAATTAGAGCTGCTTGGTGGTGA
- the LOC132623450 gene encoding uncharacterized protein LOC132623450 translates to MDDMEMAACFDIELTKSYVEKDDFILPTDILEFLPNTDKDAVVHYDDHEYNMKYKVGVHTRLAQGWKAFIDAAGLGIGDVLCFKTCLDENRIVFFVHVKEDPEIVMID, encoded by the exons ATGGATGACATGGAAATGGCCGCATGTTTTGACATAGAATTGACGAAATCGTACGTCGAAAAAGACGATTTC ATCCTTCCAACTGACATACTGGAATTTCTTCCAAACACCGACAAGGACGCTGTTGTTCATTACGACGATCATGAGTATAATATGAAATACAAGGTTGGCGTACACACGCGCCTCGCTCAAGGCTGGAAAGCCTTCATTGATGCTGCCGGATTAGGGATAGGAGATGTGTTGTGTTTTAAGACATGTTTAGATGAGAACCGCATAGTGTTTTTTGTTCATGTAAAGGAGGATCCGGAGATCGTAATGATAGATTAG
- the LOC132627913 gene encoding protein OSB1, mitochondrial-like: MAAAAAAAARSLAIFKTAAQNLRHRHFSSAAAAIHRPWDFYCEDSSSEGEESAVYQHVLKFQRPSTIKQHQFLHNSVSLIGNIECPLRRIKTRNGSFGLHTLLNVSASSQTHPSFKVMLKMWDEMAEVSMEHFKPKDLVYVWGHLGSYTKADENGKQKMRYEVVVKEINFVTPDVQASASPELEKKESGGEEESEKYTNRIRLWQFFFASPYEWMDFRKGKVNPKYPDFKHRDTGEVLWLRTDDPPWIKKQLDILDSRFAYPSSQEQLSSIQDMLF; the protein is encoded by the exons ATGGCGGCAGCAGCAGCAGCCGCGGCACGTTCCCTCGCCATATTCAAAACCGCCGCCCAAAATCTCCGGCACCGCCACTTCTCCTCCGCGGCGGCAGCGATTCACCGGCCGTGGGATTTCTACTGTGAGGATAGTAGTAGTGAAGGCGAAGAAAGTGCAGTGTATCAACACGTCCTCAAATTCCAACGCCCTTCAACTATAAAACAACACCAGTTTCTCCACAACTCAGTTAGTCTCATAGGAAATATTGAGTGTCCGTTAAGGAGAATTAAAACTAGAAACGGCTCTTTTGGACTCCATACTTTACTCAATGTTTCAGCTTCTTCACAAACCCACCCGTCTTTTAA AGTTATGCTGAAGATGTGGGATGAAATGGCAGAAGTGTCAATGGAGCATTTTAAACCGAAGGACTTGGTCTATGTTTGGGGTCATTTGGGATCATACACCAAGGCTGATGAGAATGGTAAACAGAAGATGAGATACGAG GTAGTTGTCAAGGAAATAAATTTTGTGACTCCAGATGTTCAAGCGTCAGCATCCCCAGAACTTGAGAAGAAAGAATCAGGAG GTGAAGAAGAATCGGAGAAGTACACGAACCGGATCCGTTTGTGGCAATTTTTCTTCGCTAGCCCTTATGAATGGATGGACTTCAGGAAGGGTAAAGTCAATCCTAAATACCCAGACTTCAAGCACAGAGATACTGGTGAAGTTCTCTGGCTCAGGACAGATGATCCACCATGGATAAAAAAGCAGTTGGATATTCTAGATTCTAGATTTGCTTACCCGAGTTCCCAAGAACAATTAAGCTCCATACAAGACATGTTGTTTTGA